A window of the Mesorhizobium opportunistum WSM2075 genome harbors these coding sequences:
- a CDS encoding ABC transporter ATP-binding protein — translation MAVELTAITKRFGAFVANDGIDLAVRRGEIHAIIGENGAGKTTLMNILFGLLQPDEGSIRLNGEATVVADPAVAIKAGLGMVHQHFKLVPSLSVADNVFLGMEIRRHGLIDHAAQILRTRDLSKRFGLHVDPTERVRLLSVGIEQRIEILKVLVRGARTIILDEPTAVLTPQESRELFQTLRSFVAEGMTVIFISHHLEEVMEVSDTVTVLRNGKKVATRPTSELSKDELVRMMVGREVSFDRRPRAALHGDVVLDVKDLWARDDRRLPAVRGASFAVRSGEVVGIAGVAGNGQTELAEVLSGLRPASHGGAWLKGQDLTTLSTAAIREAGLAHVPGDRMVRGVDRNASIAANTLMGRQHRAPWSNKGVLNWKAIGQGANALIKSFDIRAQGSGDAVKRLSGGNIQKVVLAREFTNGADFLLIDQPTRGVDIGAQEAIHDEIMRQRAAGRAILLISVQLDELAALADRILVMFNGRIMGEVAGDDADEDRIGMMMAGVSPQMEPA, via the coding sequence ATGGCCGTCGAGTTGACTGCTATCACCAAGCGGTTTGGTGCGTTCGTTGCCAATGACGGTATCGACCTTGCCGTGCGCCGGGGTGAAATCCACGCCATCATCGGCGAGAATGGCGCCGGCAAGACGACGCTGATGAACATCCTGTTCGGTCTGCTCCAGCCCGACGAAGGGTCGATCCGGCTGAATGGCGAGGCCACGGTGGTGGCCGACCCGGCCGTCGCCATCAAGGCTGGGCTCGGCATGGTGCACCAACATTTCAAGCTGGTGCCTTCGCTGTCGGTCGCCGACAACGTCTTTCTCGGCATGGAAATCCGCCGGCATGGGCTGATCGACCATGCCGCGCAGATTTTGCGCACGCGCGACCTGTCGAAGCGCTTCGGACTGCATGTCGATCCAACCGAGCGCGTCCGGCTGCTCTCGGTCGGCATCGAGCAGCGCATCGAAATCCTGAAAGTCCTGGTGCGCGGCGCCCGCACCATCATCCTCGACGAGCCGACCGCCGTGCTGACGCCGCAAGAGAGCCGCGAACTGTTCCAGACGCTGCGCAGCTTCGTCGCCGAGGGCATGACCGTGATCTTCATCTCGCACCATCTGGAAGAGGTGATGGAGGTGTCCGACACGGTGACCGTACTGCGCAACGGCAAGAAGGTGGCGACCCGTCCGACGTCGGAACTCAGCAAGGACGAGCTGGTGCGCATGATGGTCGGCCGCGAGGTCAGTTTCGACCGGCGGCCGCGCGCGGCGCTGCATGGCGACGTGGTCCTCGACGTCAAGGATCTGTGGGCGCGCGACGATCGCCGGCTGCCGGCTGTTCGTGGTGCAAGCTTTGCTGTCCGTTCCGGCGAGGTTGTGGGCATAGCCGGCGTCGCCGGCAACGGGCAGACGGAACTGGCCGAGGTGCTTTCGGGCCTGCGGCCGGCAAGCCATGGCGGAGCCTGGTTGAAGGGCCAGGATCTCACCACGCTCTCCACCGCCGCAATTCGCGAGGCCGGCCTTGCCCATGTTCCGGGCGACCGCATGGTGCGCGGCGTCGATCGCAATGCGTCGATCGCGGCAAACACGCTGATGGGCCGCCAGCATCGTGCGCCGTGGTCCAACAAGGGCGTGCTCAACTGGAAGGCTATCGGCCAGGGTGCCAACGCCCTGATCAAGAGCTTCGACATTCGTGCGCAGGGATCGGGAGACGCGGTCAAGCGGCTTTCGGGCGGCAACATCCAGAAAGTAGTGCTGGCGCGCGAATTCACCAATGGCGCCGACTTCCTGCTGATCGACCAGCCGACGCGCGGCGTCGACATCGGCGCCCAGGAGGCCATCCACGACGAGATCATGCGCCAGCGCGCGGCCGGCCGTGCCATCCTGCTGATCTCCGTGCAGCTTGACGAACTGGCCGCCCTCGCCGACCGCATCCTGGTGATGTTCAACGGGCGCATCATGGGCGAAGTTGCCGGCGACGATGCCGACGAAGACAGGATCGGCATGATGATGGCGGGTGTCTCGCCGCAGATGGAGCCCGCATAA
- a CDS encoding ABC transporter permease, protein MTDRLRAFSGQIIAIGVALLMGAVIILMVGESPVRVFMTLLRGAFGDQEKIAGTLLQTTPILICGVAACVGLRGGMFNVGIEGQLFLGGFAAAWVGFSFSLPAGIHTLAALGLAVVAGAAWVAIPAYFRARYNTNEVVSTILSNYIAVLLTSYFTIFLFKRPGGWSETPPILATAYLPEIFSFSRLNWGLVIGLLLALGVALVFRYTSWGYGVTMVGSAPKFAEYGGINVKRQGFVVLLLSGAVGGLAGGIETLGVHHRFMEGFAPGFGFDGLIAALLANGSPVATIVTALFFGALRSGSLLLEVDTTASREIITVIQALIILSVSAQVLVRRRGDSQAGERRWKF, encoded by the coding sequence ATGACTGACCGTTTGCGCGCTTTTTCCGGCCAGATCATCGCCATAGGCGTGGCCCTGCTGATGGGCGCGGTCATCATCCTCATGGTCGGCGAGAGCCCGGTCCGTGTCTTCATGACGCTGTTGCGTGGCGCCTTCGGCGACCAGGAAAAGATCGCCGGCACGTTGCTGCAGACGACGCCGATCCTGATTTGCGGTGTCGCAGCCTGCGTCGGGCTGCGCGGCGGCATGTTCAACGTCGGCATAGAGGGGCAGTTGTTCCTTGGCGGATTTGCCGCCGCCTGGGTCGGTTTCTCCTTTTCCCTGCCCGCGGGCATTCACACGCTGGCGGCCCTGGGGCTTGCTGTCGTCGCGGGCGCGGCCTGGGTCGCCATCCCCGCCTATTTCCGGGCCCGCTACAACACCAACGAAGTCGTTTCGACGATCCTGTCGAACTATATCGCGGTCCTGCTGACTTCCTACTTCACCATCTTCCTGTTCAAACGGCCCGGCGGCTGGTCCGAGACGCCACCGATCCTGGCAACGGCCTATCTGCCGGAGATCTTTTCATTTTCGCGGCTGAACTGGGGGCTGGTCATCGGCCTGCTGCTGGCGCTCGGTGTCGCGCTCGTGTTCCGCTACACCAGCTGGGGCTACGGCGTGACGATGGTCGGCTCGGCGCCGAAGTTCGCCGAATATGGCGGCATCAACGTGAAACGGCAGGGCTTCGTGGTGCTGCTGCTTTCAGGCGCAGTCGGCGGACTGGCCGGGGGCATCGAGACCCTTGGCGTGCATCACCGGTTCATGGAGGGCTTTGCTCCGGGTTTCGGTTTCGACGGGCTGATCGCGGCGTTGCTCGCCAACGGCTCGCCGGTCGCCACCATCGTCACGGCGCTGTTCTTTGGCGCGCTTCGCAGCGGGTCGCTGCTGCTCGAGGTCGACACCACAGCGTCGCGCGAAATCATCACCGTGATCCAGGCGCTGATCATCCTCAGCGTGTCGGCGCAGGTTCTGGTCAGACGCCGCGGCGACAGCCAGGCGGGGGAGCGGCGATGGAAATTCTAG
- a CDS encoding ABC transporter permease, protein MEILDKLVNVALIAATLRTTAPILLVALGGSFTTKAGIFNIGLEGQMLAGAFFAVIGSIWTGSAFVGVACGVAAALAFALAFAVLVVTFRANEVVVGLALNILAGGMTISLMKAIFGTRGSIVGHGIVGLPKVQIPGAQALLGSWAPLISGFTPIVYVAFIAVPLLVLFYSRTRLGLYIRVIGEKPEAAEALGISITRVRYIASLLCGLLAGLAGAHLSLGYITMFTENMSSGRGFMAVAILIFSNGDPLKVLAGCLLFGFADAFSLRLQTFGFPSYLVLTVPYVVALTALFALSYRARPRIIKETLASIQKLLSVDRNSAPVDKNPQ, encoded by the coding sequence ATGGAAATTCTAGACAAGCTCGTCAACGTCGCGCTGATAGCGGCGACGCTGCGCACCACCGCGCCCATTCTCCTGGTCGCGCTTGGCGGGTCGTTCACCACCAAGGCCGGCATCTTCAACATCGGCCTCGAGGGGCAGATGCTGGCAGGCGCCTTCTTCGCCGTCATCGGCTCGATCTGGACAGGCTCGGCATTCGTAGGCGTGGCCTGCGGCGTTGCCGCCGCACTTGCCTTCGCGCTCGCCTTTGCCGTGCTGGTGGTAACGTTCCGGGCCAATGAGGTGGTCGTTGGGTTGGCCCTCAACATCCTCGCCGGCGGCATGACGATCTCGCTGATGAAGGCGATCTTCGGCACGCGCGGATCGATCGTCGGCCATGGCATTGTCGGCCTGCCCAAGGTACAGATACCTGGCGCCCAGGCGCTGCTCGGCTCGTGGGCGCCACTGATCTCGGGTTTCACGCCGATCGTCTATGTCGCGTTCATCGCGGTGCCTCTGCTTGTGCTGTTCTACAGCCGCACCCGGCTCGGGCTCTATATCCGCGTCATCGGTGAAAAACCCGAAGCCGCCGAGGCGCTCGGCATCTCGATCACACGCGTCCGGTACATCGCCTCGCTGCTGTGTGGGTTGCTCGCGGGGCTCGCGGGCGCGCATCTGTCGCTCGGCTACATCACCATGTTCACCGAGAACATGTCCTCGGGACGCGGCTTCATGGCGGTAGCGATCCTCATCTTCTCCAATGGCGATCCGCTGAAGGTGCTGGCCGGTTGCCTTTTGTTCGGCTTCGCCGACGCCTTCTCGCTGCGCCTGCAGACGTTCGGGTTTCCGTCCTATCTGGTACTTACCGTGCCCTACGTCGTCGCGCTGACGGCGCTGTTCGCGCTGTCCTACCGGGCGCGGCCAAGGATCATCAAGGAGACGCTGGCATCGATTCAGAAACTTCTGTCGGTGGACAGGAACAGCGCTCCGGTCGACAAAAATCCCCAATGA
- a CDS encoding nucleoside hydrolase: MERIILDVDSAGDDILAVLFAAANPNVRLEGVTTVTGAAGPIEQVTNVVLNTLTLAGRDDIPVHAGAWRPIVGNAKADMEAPVHFEKRLVARFGDRLKKFNPPAPPPSRSATPGHAVDFIIETVMANPGEITLVTTGPLTNAAMALLQEPRLTGALKRLLVLGGNFQTPGNITPLSEYNIWADPEASRIVLNADVDKILVPLDICEDNRVAASMLTRDDIADMRAIARKNAVFEMIADSFPIYIDIWREFFDLVGFPMDDVITVALAFDPGLATMTEPLFVDVVLDGRLARGQTVAHRGRQLLPGGGPKTTRICTDLDGRRFLNLFKQTIARYEQAA, from the coding sequence ATGGAACGCATAATCCTCGACGTGGATTCTGCCGGCGACGACATCCTCGCCGTGCTGTTTGCCGCGGCGAACCCGAATGTCCGGCTCGAAGGCGTCACCACCGTGACCGGTGCGGCCGGCCCCATCGAACAGGTCACCAATGTCGTCCTCAACACGCTGACGCTTGCCGGGCGCGACGACATCCCGGTCCACGCCGGCGCGTGGCGGCCGATCGTCGGCAATGCCAAGGCCGACATGGAGGCGCCGGTTCATTTCGAAAAGCGGCTCGTTGCCCGCTTCGGCGACCGGCTGAAGAAATTCAATCCGCCGGCACCGCCTCCATCCCGCTCGGCAACGCCAGGGCACGCTGTCGATTTCATCATCGAGACCGTCATGGCCAATCCCGGCGAGATCACGCTGGTGACGACGGGGCCGCTAACCAATGCGGCAATGGCGCTGCTGCAGGAGCCGCGCCTGACGGGCGCGCTCAAGCGGCTGCTGGTGCTGGGCGGCAACTTCCAGACGCCCGGCAACATCACGCCGCTGTCGGAGTACAACATCTGGGCCGATCCGGAAGCTTCACGCATTGTGCTCAACGCCGACGTCGACAAGATCCTGGTGCCGCTCGACATCTGCGAGGACAACCGCGTCGCCGCCTCGATGCTGACGCGCGACGACATCGCCGACATGCGGGCAATTGCCCGCAAGAACGCGGTCTTCGAGATGATCGCCGACAGTTTCCCGATCTATATCGACATCTGGCGCGAGTTCTTCGACCTTGTCGGCTTCCCGATGGACGACGTCATCACCGTCGCGCTGGCCTTTGATCCTGGCCTTGCCACCATGACCGAGCCGCTCTTCGTCGATGTCGTGCTGGACGGGCGCCTCGCGCGTGGACAGACCGTTGCCCATCGCGGCCGGCAGTTGCTGCCCGGCGGCGGACCGAAGACCACGCGGATCTGCACCGATCTCGACGGCCGCCGCTTCCTCAACCTCTTCAAGCAAACCATCGCGCGCTACGAACAAGCCGCGTGA
- a CDS encoding nucleoside hydrolase, with the protein MTTATPILFDCDPGHDDAIALVMAHRSPAIELLGVTTTCGNAEVEKTTANALRILEYIGAGDVPVAQGCHRPLARPLVLGTADGPSGLEGSPYLPQATIKPIDQHAVDFLADKLRTAPEPILVVATGPLTNIGLMILKHRDVLPKIKELIWMGGVFYRKSEIITPTEFNAFCDPEALKIVLDSGVPILMVGLDVTMQVLIEAPQYAELATIDTPLGKLVNDWLLFYEKLHRNSMGVGGAMHDPLALALAIDPTLVRTRPAHIGVDLSGTYAFGATVADFWGERGEKDNARIAHEVDAGRFFKLMFDLLRD; encoded by the coding sequence ATGACCACTGCAACTCCCATCCTGTTCGACTGCGATCCTGGCCACGACGACGCCATCGCGCTGGTCATGGCGCATCGTTCGCCGGCCATCGAGCTACTCGGCGTCACCACGACCTGTGGCAACGCCGAGGTCGAGAAGACGACGGCCAACGCGCTGCGCATCCTCGAGTATATCGGTGCCGGCGATGTGCCGGTGGCGCAGGGCTGTCACCGTCCGCTGGCGCGGCCGCTGGTGCTTGGCACCGCCGATGGCCCAAGCGGCCTCGAGGGCTCGCCCTATTTGCCGCAGGCCACGATCAAGCCGATCGACCAGCACGCCGTCGATTTCCTGGCTGACAAGCTCCGCACAGCGCCCGAGCCGATCCTGGTCGTCGCCACCGGCCCGCTGACCAATATCGGCCTGATGATCCTCAAGCACCGCGATGTGCTGCCGAAGATCAAGGAGTTGATCTGGATGGGCGGTGTCTTCTACCGCAAGAGCGAGATCATCACGCCGACCGAGTTCAATGCCTTCTGCGACCCGGAAGCACTGAAGATCGTGCTGGACAGCGGCGTGCCGATCCTGATGGTCGGCCTCGACGTCACCATGCAGGTGCTGATCGAGGCGCCGCAATATGCCGAACTCGCCACGATCGACACGCCGCTCGGCAAGCTCGTCAACGACTGGCTGCTGTTCTACGAGAAACTGCACCGCAACTCGATGGGCGTCGGCGGCGCCATGCATGATCCGCTGGCCCTGGCGCTCGCCATCGACCCGACACTGGTGCGCACACGTCCCGCCCATATCGGCGTCGATTTGTCCGGGACCTATGCTTTCGGCGCGACGGTCGCCGATTTCTGGGGCGAGCGCGGCGAGAAGGACAATGCGCGGATCGCCCACGAGGTCGATGCGGGCCGTTTCTTCAAGCTGATGTTCGACCTGCTACGGGATTAG
- the fghA gene encoding S-formylglutathione hydrolase, which translates to MSDQMKTISVAKSHGGVQGVYSHASDACSCDMIFAVFVPPQAREKPCPVVWYLSGLTCTHANVMDKGEYRRMAAELGLIVVCPDTSPRGADVPDEKDNWQFGSGAGFYVDATQAPYATNYRMYSYVTEELPALIAREFPADMARQAIFGHSMGGHGALTIALKNPGRFKSCSAFAPIVQPSTAGWSRPAFEKYLGADETSWRGYDATSLIEDGHRFLEFFVDQGTSDGFLNDGLKPWLLEAACAKAGIALTLRMQDGYDHSYFFISTFMEDHLRWHAQRLS; encoded by the coding sequence ATGTCGGACCAGATGAAGACCATCTCCGTTGCCAAGTCGCACGGCGGTGTGCAGGGCGTCTATTCCCACGCCTCGGATGCCTGCTCCTGCGACATGATTTTTGCCGTCTTCGTGCCGCCCCAGGCCCGTGAAAAGCCTTGCCCCGTCGTATGGTACCTCTCCGGCCTCACCTGTACGCATGCCAATGTCATGGACAAGGGGGAATACAGGCGGATGGCCGCCGAGCTTGGCTTGATCGTTGTCTGTCCCGACACCAGTCCGCGTGGCGCCGATGTTCCCGACGAGAAGGACAATTGGCAGTTTGGCAGCGGTGCTGGCTTCTACGTCGACGCGACGCAAGCGCCCTACGCCACGAACTACCGCATGTATTCCTATGTGACCGAGGAATTGCCGGCGTTGATCGCGCGGGAATTTCCGGCCGACATGGCGCGCCAGGCGATCTTTGGCCATTCCATGGGCGGGCATGGCGCACTGACGATAGCGCTCAAGAATCCCGGGCGCTTCAAAAGCTGCTCGGCCTTCGCGCCGATCGTGCAGCCGAGCACCGCCGGCTGGTCGCGCCCGGCCTTCGAGAAGTATCTTGGCGCGGACGAGACATCATGGCGTGGCTACGATGCCACCTCGCTCATCGAGGATGGCCACCGCTTCCTGGAGTTTTTCGTCGATCAGGGCACCTCGGACGGATTTCTCAATGACGGGCTGAAGCCCTGGCTGCTGGAAGCGGCCTGCGCCAAGGCCGGCATTGCGCTGACCTTGCGGATGCAGGACGGCTACGATCACTCGTATTTCTTCATCTCGACATTCATGGAAGACCATCTGAGATGGCATGCCCAGAGATTGTCCTAG
- a CDS encoding GntR family transcriptional regulator: MSDDTLRIDRSAKTLRTLALERMREAIMGFHFQPGERLVERPLCDQLGVSRSVVREVLRQLEAEGLVQMIPGHGPAVAKPDLGRTDEIYELRALLEGIAARACATSATEEQIALLDGAFVKLLEAWASGEPVEVMRATANFYEKFFDAAGKRIAWEIVQGLNVRINQLRSMTISSTDRREPAIAEMTAIVDAIKSRDPDKAEAAARHHVEQAWSIAQKLLRSR, encoded by the coding sequence ATGTCAGACGATACGCTGCGGATCGACCGCTCTGCCAAGACATTGCGGACGCTGGCGCTGGAGCGCATGCGCGAGGCAATCATGGGCTTCCATTTCCAGCCTGGAGAAAGGCTGGTCGAACGGCCGCTTTGCGATCAGCTCGGGGTCAGCCGTTCCGTTGTGCGCGAGGTCTTGCGGCAACTGGAGGCGGAAGGCCTGGTGCAGATGATACCAGGCCATGGGCCCGCCGTGGCCAAGCCGGATCTTGGCCGAACCGACGAGATCTATGAATTGCGGGCACTGCTGGAAGGCATCGCGGCGCGGGCTTGCGCGACCTCCGCGACCGAGGAGCAGATCGCCCTGCTCGACGGCGCCTTTGTGAAACTTCTTGAAGCCTGGGCGTCAGGGGAGCCGGTCGAGGTGATGCGGGCTACGGCGAACTTCTATGAGAAGTTCTTCGACGCTGCTGGAAAGCGCATCGCCTGGGAGATCGTGCAGGGATTGAATGTTCGCATCAATCAACTGCGCTCGATGACCATAAGTTCGACCGATCGCCGGGAACCGGCGATAGCCGAAATGACTGCGATCGTGGACGCCATCAAGTCGCGCGACCCCGACAAGGCCGAGGCCGCCGCCCGGCATCATGTCGAACAGGCTTGGTCCATCGCGCAGAAATTGCTGCGCTCGAGATGA
- a CDS encoding amino acid synthesis family protein — protein MKPAIRKTVTYIENTLIEGGKTVPKPLRLIGVAAVLTNPWAGRGFTDDLSPEIRAFAPVLGEMLTREIIAVAGSGEAIEGYGKAAICGTAGEIEHASALIHTLHFGNHYRRAVGAKTYLAFTNLRGGPNTPIMIPLMDKNDEGRRSHYLTVHFQIGDAPAPDELVVALGASIGGRPHHRIGDRYQDLREVGDLHG, from the coding sequence ATGAAACCGGCCATTCGCAAGACCGTCACCTACATCGAGAACACGCTGATCGAGGGCGGCAAGACGGTACCCAAGCCGTTGCGCCTTATCGGCGTCGCCGCGGTGCTGACGAACCCCTGGGCCGGCCGGGGCTTCACCGACGACCTGTCGCCGGAGATCCGCGCCTTTGCCCCCGTCCTCGGCGAAATGCTGACCCGCGAGATCATCGCCGTCGCCGGTTCGGGCGAGGCTATCGAAGGCTATGGCAAGGCCGCCATCTGCGGAACGGCGGGCGAGATCGAGCACGCATCCGCGTTGATCCACACGCTGCATTTCGGCAATCACTACCGCCGTGCCGTCGGCGCCAAGACCTATCTCGCCTTCACCAATCTACGCGGCGGGCCGAACACGCCGATCATGATCCCGCTGATGGACAAGAACGACGAAGGCCGCCGTTCGCACTATCTGACCGTGCATTTCCAGATCGGCGATGCGCCCGCCCCCGATGAACTGGTGGTGGCGCTCGGCGCGTCGATCGGCGGGCGCCCGCACCACCGCATCGGCGACCGCTATCAGGACCTCAGGGAAGTCGGGGACCTGCATGGCTGA
- a CDS encoding alpha/beta fold hydrolase has protein sequence MAELAATAWVRQTAPDGTGFIRAGSGAPVLLIHGVGMNATIWHDQIASMQDNHDLIAIDMLGHGGSPLPPEDAGLTDFADQALRLIDHLGLASVSIVGHSMGALVALEIALHAPLRVRSLVCLNAVFRRPATLAQAVRERAAVLGSHGDASAIAATLARWFGDPLPESLAGASATARAALEGVDPEGYARTYRLFARADAEHADTLARLAAPALFMTGSQDSNSTPAMSAAMARLAPHGQCLVLSGERHMMAIASPERVTRHINAFLDTGQAAKPQADGAFDSSEFRRALGSFLTGVTIVTTIGAEGEPRGFTANSFTSVSLEPPLVLVCIAKKALGHSAFSTSRGFAINILSESQKAQSGIFASKAADKFASVGWQAGQTGNPLIDGSVAVFDCAMEQLVDAGDHSILIGRVRDFSHNGAQPLGYCRGTYVTPGLSQEALAAVPPDTEVGAILENEGRVLFFETSDGFHELPAGRGLGTSKDPRSLKGCLAARAVEAQLGFLFAVWDDAANPSRTHVYYRGTVEGPYTDDRRVRLVDIEQIAALKIADPAVRSMLARYARERTQDAFGVYVGNEVEGEVQPLAWPSPSAILQSGRR, from the coding sequence ATGGCTGAGCTCGCCGCCACCGCATGGGTCCGGCAAACGGCGCCGGACGGCACCGGCTTCATCCGTGCCGGCTCCGGCGCGCCGGTGCTGCTCATCCACGGCGTCGGCATGAACGCGACGATCTGGCACGATCAGATCGCGTCGATGCAAGACAATCACGATCTGATCGCCATCGACATGCTCGGCCATGGCGGTTCGCCGCTGCCGCCTGAAGATGCTGGCCTCACAGACTTCGCCGATCAGGCACTGCGCCTGATCGACCATCTTGGTCTGGCTTCGGTGTCGATCGTCGGTCATTCGATGGGGGCTCTGGTCGCCCTGGAAATCGCCCTTCACGCACCGTTGCGCGTCCGTTCCCTCGTCTGCCTCAACGCGGTGTTCCGCCGCCCGGCCACCCTTGCGCAGGCGGTGCGCGAGCGTGCGGCGGTGCTTGGCTCGCACGGCGATGCCTCCGCCATTGCGGCAACATTGGCCCGTTGGTTCGGCGATCCGCTGCCGGAGAGCCTGGCCGGTGCGTCCGCGACGGCACGTGCTGCCCTTGAAGGCGTCGACCCCGAGGGCTACGCGCGCACCTATCGCCTGTTTGCCCGCGCCGATGCCGAGCACGCCGACACCTTGGCCAGGCTTGCCGCACCAGCCCTGTTCATGACCGGGTCGCAAGACAGCAATTCGACCCCGGCGATGTCGGCGGCGATGGCGAGGCTCGCGCCGCATGGTCAATGCCTGGTGCTGAGCGGAGAAAGGCACATGATGGCGATCGCCTCGCCCGAAAGGGTGACCCGGCACATCAATGCCTTCCTCGACACCGGGCAAGCCGCGAAGCCGCAGGCCGACGGCGCCTTCGACAGCAGCGAATTCCGGCGTGCGCTCGGCTCCTTCCTGACCGGCGTCACCATCGTCACCACGATCGGGGCAGAGGGCGAGCCGCGCGGCTTCACCGCCAACTCCTTCACCTCGGTCTCGCTAGAACCGCCGCTGGTGCTTGTCTGCATCGCCAAGAAAGCGCTGGGTCACAGCGCTTTCTCGACATCGAGGGGTTTTGCCATCAACATCCTGTCTGAGAGCCAAAAGGCCCAGTCCGGCATCTTTGCCTCCAAGGCCGCGGACAAGTTCGCGAGCGTCGGCTGGCAGGCCGGCCAGACCGGCAATCCCCTGATCGACGGTTCCGTGGCGGTGTTCGATTGCGCCATGGAGCAGTTGGTCGACGCCGGCGATCATTCGATCCTCATCGGCCGCGTTCGCGATTTCAGCCACAATGGAGCGCAGCCGCTGGGCTATTGCCGGGGCACCTATGTGACGCCCGGCCTCAGCCAGGAGGCGCTGGCGGCCGTGCCGCCCGACACGGAAGTCGGCGCCATTCTGGAAAATGAGGGCCGTGTGCTGTTCTTCGAGACATCCGACGGGTTTCACGAATTGCCGGCCGGACGTGGGCTCGGCACGTCGAAAGATCCGCGCAGCCTCAAGGGATGTCTTGCCGCCAGGGCTGTCGAGGCGCAGCTCGGCTTCCTGTTCGCCGTGTGGGACGATGCAGCCAACCCCTCGCGCACGCATGTCTATTATCGCGGTACGGTCGAGGGCCCTTACACGGATGACCGCCGTGTCAGGCTTGTCGACATCGAACAGATCGCCGCGTTGAAAATCGCCGACCCGGCAGTGCGTTCGATGCTTGCCCGCTATGCGCGCGAACGTACGCAAGATGCGTTCGGCGTCTATGTCGGCAACGAGGTCGAAGGTGAAGTCCAGCCACTCGCCTGGCCCTCGCCTTCCGCAATTCTTCAGTCCGGTCGCAGGTGA
- a CDS encoding LLM class flavin-dependent oxidoreductase, which yields MKFSLFVHMERSDLAKPHSELVGELEELVLQAEAAGFETAWIGEHHGMEFTISPNPFINIAWLAARTKRIRLGTGTIVAPFWHPIKLAGEAAMADVIAGGRLDIGIARGAYAYEYQRLFPGLEAWGAGQRMREMVPAIRGLWDGDFELSGEFWSFPSTTSSPKPLQKPYPPIWVAARDPNSHDFAVASKCNVQVTPLASGDGEVVSLMERFNAACAAHPDIARPDIMLLMHTFVAEDAADAEQLTKDLSLFYCQFGAWFQNKKPVRQGILEPLTEAEIAAMPQYAPDKIRQNLVIGEADEVIARLKAYEALGYDQYSIWIDSGLSHQRKKKSLQLFIDKVMPAFEGSHA from the coding sequence ATGAAATTCTCGCTTTTTGTCCACATGGAGCGCTCGGATCTGGCAAAGCCGCATTCCGAGCTTGTCGGCGAGCTGGAAGAGCTGGTTCTGCAGGCCGAGGCGGCAGGCTTCGAGACCGCCTGGATCGGCGAGCACCATGGCATGGAATTCACCATCTCGCCGAACCCGTTCATCAACATCGCCTGGCTCGCAGCCAGGACAAAGCGCATTCGGCTCGGCACCGGTACCATCGTCGCGCCGTTCTGGCATCCGATCAAGCTCGCCGGCGAAGCCGCGATGGCCGACGTCATTGCCGGCGGCCGGCTCGATATCGGCATAGCGCGCGGCGCCTACGCCTACGAATACCAGCGGCTGTTCCCCGGCCTGGAAGCATGGGGCGCGGGCCAGCGCATGCGCGAAATGGTGCCTGCAATCCGTGGCCTGTGGGATGGCGATTTCGAACTCTCCGGCGAGTTCTGGTCGTTCCCCTCGACCACCTCGTCGCCCAAGCCGCTGCAAAAGCCCTATCCGCCGATCTGGGTTGCGGCGCGCGACCCCAACTCGCACGACTTCGCTGTCGCCAGCAAATGCAATGTGCAGGTGACGCCGCTGGCCTCCGGCGATGGCGAAGTGGTGAGCCTTATGGAGCGCTTCAACGCTGCCTGTGCTGCCCACCCCGACATAGCGCGGCCTGACATCATGCTGCTGATGCACACATTCGTTGCCGAGGACGCCGCCGATGCCGAGCAGCTGACGAAGGATCTGTCGCTATTCTACTGCCAGTTCGGCGCCTGGTTCCAGAACAAGAAGCCGGTGCGCCAGGGCATATTGGAGCCGCTGACCGAAGCCGAAATCGCGGCCATGCCGCAATATGCGCCGGACAAGATCAGGCAGAACCTGGTCATCGGCGAAGCCGACGAGGTGATCGCCAGGCTGAAGGCCTACGAGGCGCTCGGCTACGACCAGTATTCGATCTGGATCGACAGCGGCCTCTCCCACCAGCGCAAGAAGAAGTCGCTGCAGCTCTTCATCGACAAAGTGATGCCGGCCTTCGAAGGATCGCACGCGTGA